The genomic window TTCACAACCGATTGCGCATTTAAGGCAAAAAAACTGAACATACAAAAGCATAAAATATTTTTAAAGCTCATAATAGATTGGTAACTAATTAGCATACTTTTTTTTATTTATTTATTTTATTCTTACTATTTATAGCAATACAACAAATTTAGACTAGATTTTCTTATATAGGTTTAATTGGTGTTACTTATTTTTAAAAAAAATAAAAACGACCTACTCAAACACTATAAACAACTTATAATAAGTGGCTTATAATTATTTAGAAAACTTCCAATAATCAAAAAACATAATTTTGCTTGCAGATTTTCCCTTATACACAAAATAAACATCATGTATTCCTGATACTTTTTTGACATCTGTTGTAACTAATGCCCATCTGTCATTTCCTCCTGTCATTGGGACTTTTACGGTTCCTATCAATTCTCCATCTATACTATCCAATCGTATTTCCATAGACACATTGCTATTATGAGTTGTGCCTAGACGTGCTGTGAATTTTGAAGCTCCTTCTTGGCGAAAATCTACCGTTTTCACTTTTGTAAAGGCATCATTTTTCATCGCTGTGATAAAAACGCCTACTTGTTCGTTTTGCATTGACTTCACTTCTTTTGACCAAGCCATTGTTTCAGCTTCGTTTTTAAGATAAGGATTAACCGTTGCTAAACTTTTTTTAATTCCCTCGGTCATGTTCATTTGTTTGACAGTGCCGTCAGGACTGAATAATAATTCTTCAACCGCTACGGAACGAGTAAAACCTCCACCTCCAGGCAAGGCTCCATTATGATAGAAAAAATAAGACTTCCCTTTAAAATCAATAACTCCCGGATGGTTTGTAAAACTTCCGCCTTGAGTAGGCATTACAATACCTTGATACTTCCATGGTCCTAATGGAGTTTTGCTTGTAGAATACCCAATATGTTCTGAAATTGGCCCTGCTGCAAAGAACAAATAATACAATTTATTTCTCTTATACAACCATGGCCCTTCCTCATAAGTTGTAGGTCTGCGGGCATCTTCTTTGCCTTCGCGTTTTCCAAAGGACTCGATTGAATTTGGAAATGTTTGTATCGCTCCATCATAGGAAATCATGTCTTCATTTAATTTCACATAATTACAGACAGGATTTCCCCATAAAAGATACGCTTGTTTATCATCATCAATAAAAACAGTTGGATCAATATCGGCATTACTATTTTGGATTAGAGGTTTACCCAAAGGATCTGTAAAAGGACCATAAGGACTATTGGCAACAGCTACTCCAATACCATTTTTACCTTGATTATCGGTTATTGGCGCATATAAATAAAACTTACCCTCTCGCTCTATGCATTGAATTGCCCAAGCATTCATCTTTGCCCAGCTAAAATTTTTATAGGATAGTACCGAACCGTGATCTGTCCAATTGACCATATCTTCGGTGGTGTATAATTTCCAGTCATTCATGGTAAACCAAGTAGATTCGTCTTCGTCGTGTGATGTATATAAATATACTTTGCCATTATACACCATTGGCGCAGGATCGGCAGTATAATTGGTTTGAACGATAGGGTTTTGCGCCATTCCTAGCATCGGAATTACCAATGATAGTAAAAGACTGGTTTTTTTTAAATTCATATTAATTTGTATTTTTTATTGAACATATACTGATTATGCAACACCATTATTTAAACATCCACCAATCTAAATTAAACAACGATGCTCCACCTCCTTTAAAAACAAAAACTACATTATGTACTCCTTTTATTTTTTTGATCTTAGAATTAAATTCTTTCCAAGTACCTAAACCGCCTGTGCTTTTGATATCGCAAACACCTAGAAGTTCACCTTCTTTAGTATCTAAACGGATTTCTATTTTACCTCCCTTTATAGAAGCTGCACTTACTTGAAATCTTTTTGCTCCTTTATTAAAATCAACAGCTTGAACTTCTATGTAATCGTTGTTGTCAATTTTAGTCACAAACACTCCTTTTTCAGTAGTTGCATCCGACTTTACACCTTCACTCCATGCCATAGTTTCCCCTTCGACACGTTTAAAAGGGTTGATTGTTCCAACAGCTTTCGGGCCATCCACAGACCAATAAGGAAGTGTTTGTATCGTACCATCTGGATTATAAATGATTTCGTCCATATCGACAGAACGTCTTTCATAAAATGTAGTAGTTTCTCTTTTTAAAAGATCATAACTATGCCCAAAAACATAGGATTTACCTTTGTAATCAATAATTCCGGGATGATTTCCTCTGGTTTTCTCACTCGCTTCTACCACCATTCCTTTATATTCCCATGGTCCTGTTGGAGAATTACTCATGGCATATCCAATACCTTCTGGACAACAAGTTGACGCATAAGACATATAGTAATGTCCTTTACGTTTATACATCCAAGGGCCTTCTTGATAGTTCTTTGGTTTTGTAGGTTCTTTGACTATTTCACCTGAAGTAGAAATCATGTCTTTATTTAATTTCACGTAATATACATCCGGATTTCCCCAGTATAAATAAGCTTGTCCGTCGTCATCAATAAATGGACTTGGGTCAATATCATTCCACAAATGATTGTCTTCAATCAGTCGTTTTCCTAGTGGATCTTTAAAGGGTCCATATGGACTATCTGAAACTAATACGCCTATTCCTTGTCCGTGCATGGGAGCATAAAGATAAAATTTCCCGTTTCTCTCTATGCATTGAATCGCCCAAGCTCCATTATCTGGTTTTACCCAACTAAAATCTTTCAAAGAGGCAACAACGCCATGCTCAGTCCAATTCACCATATCCGTTGAAGTATAAAGCAACCAATCTATCATTTTGAATCCCTTTGCATCATCCTCATCGTGTGAGGTATACAAAAACACGGTATCATTGTGTACCATCGGCGCAGGATCAGCAGTATACTTTGTTTGAATAATGGGCTTTTGCTTAATAGTGCTTTGCGCAATCCCATTGAAAACTGCCACTAAAAACAAGCAAAATGTGATCGTATAATTTATTTTTTTATTCATTTTTTTATATTTTAAATAATTGAAATTTTACAACTTAATTGAAATTTTACTTCCTTTATAATCAACCACTTTATCCAGTTTTTCACTAGCCTTGTCAGGTTGCTTTTGGTTTAAAGATACTTTTACAACATTAAATTTACGTTGAGTAAGCATCCCTTTAAAAGTTCCTTTTTGCTCACTAATACTTAAAGTTTTTTTCAAATCATCCCACTTAAAAGTAATTGTTGCATACTTCCCTTTTTCATAGTTGTAATTATCGCCTTCATCTTCATAAAGTGTAAATTCTCCATCAGCTCCTTCATAAATGCGAATTTCTAAATTGTCCCACTTCTTTTCATCGGCATACTGAACTTTTGGCCCCCAAGGAATAACACTTCCAGCTTTGATATACAAAGGAATTTCATCAATTCGGGTTTCTTGATCTATTTCCTGACCTCCTTTATATTTCTTGTTTGTCCAGAAGTCATACCATTCAGTACCGGCAGGCAGATAGACCTTTTTCGACTTTTTCTGACTGAAATCTACTGCAACTGTTTTGGTTTTATCACTAGCGTCTTTTTTGTTCCATCCAGTATCTTCATTCGTTTTCACGACAGCCTCTGGAGTATATTGCGCATTAATAATTGGAGCTACCAATATGGATTGACCAAATAAATATTCGTTGTTCATGTCTTTGACTTTATCATCCTCAAAGTCCATCATTAAAGCACGCATCATACTAGATTGTCCATTGGTGATTTTCCAAGCATTCGAATAAATATAAGGCAGTAAGGCGTAACGCAAATTGATGGTTTTTTCGATTGCATCATAAATGGTTTCTCCTTTTTTACCAAATTGATATATCTCCCTAGGAATATCTGTACCGTGAGAACGCATCATAGGCGTAAATGCTCCAAACTGCAACCAACGCACATACAATTCTTGATAAGAGGAGTTTCTGGATCCAGAACCATCATTCCAACTTTTGTTATAGGCTCCAGCAAAAAAACCTCCAATATCAGTATTCCAGTATGGAATTCCACATAAAGAGAAGTTTAGTCCAGCAGGTATTTGTTTGCGCAACATATCCCAGGTAGAATT from Flavobacterium eburneipallidum includes these protein-coding regions:
- a CDS encoding glycoside hydrolase family 43 protein, encoding MNLKKTSLLLSLVIPMLGMAQNPIVQTNYTADPAPMVYNGKVYLYTSHDEDESTWFTMNDWKLYTTEDMVNWTDHGSVLSYKNFSWAKMNAWAIQCIEREGKFYLYAPITDNQGKNGIGVAVANSPYGPFTDPLGKPLIQNSNADIDPTVFIDDDKQAYLLWGNPVCNYVKLNEDMISYDGAIQTFPNSIESFGKREGKEDARRPTTYEEGPWLYKRNKLYYLFFAAGPISEHIGYSTSKTPLGPWKYQGIVMPTQGGSFTNHPGVIDFKGKSYFFYHNGALPGGGGFTRSVAVEELLFSPDGTVKQMNMTEGIKKSLATVNPYLKNEAETMAWSKEVKSMQNEQVGVFITAMKNDAFTKVKTVDFRQEGASKFTARLGTTHNSNVSMEIRLDSIDGELIGTVKVPMTGGNDRWALVTTDVKKVSGIHDVYFVYKGKSASKIMFFDYWKFSK
- a CDS encoding glycoside hydrolase family 43 protein, whose amino-acid sequence is MNKKINYTITFCLFLVAVFNGIAQSTIKQKPIIQTKYTADPAPMVHNDTVFLYTSHDEDDAKGFKMIDWLLYTSTDMVNWTEHGVVASLKDFSWVKPDNGAWAIQCIERNGKFYLYAPMHGQGIGVLVSDSPYGPFKDPLGKRLIEDNHLWNDIDPSPFIDDDGQAYLYWGNPDVYYVKLNKDMISTSGEIVKEPTKPKNYQEGPWMYKRKGHYYMSYASTCCPEGIGYAMSNSPTGPWEYKGMVVEASEKTRGNHPGIIDYKGKSYVFGHSYDLLKRETTTFYERRSVDMDEIIYNPDGTIQTLPYWSVDGPKAVGTINPFKRVEGETMAWSEGVKSDATTEKGVFVTKIDNNDYIEVQAVDFNKGAKRFQVSAASIKGGKIEIRLDTKEGELLGVCDIKSTGGLGTWKEFNSKIKKIKGVHNVVFVFKGGGASLFNLDWWMFK